Proteins from a single region of Sphaerochaeta globosa str. Buddy:
- a CDS encoding carbohydrate ABC transporter permease has product MKRHYTPAQIVLNLFKWVLLISLLAVALLPLIWLLVSSLRTNLELQTNPFGWPDRMQWVNYTKALAMASLPRLLLNSVVVAASSVILNSIVTAMGSFILSRERFKGRDVLYTILTAGVLVPVISFMVPYFSFITKSGLYNTLFALVLVYTAVNIPVSIFLVTAFMKSIPRELEEASVIDGCGFFKRFSVIILPLSRSGLVTAATFCFIYSWNEFLMAMLLTSSIESRTIQLGIKFFTSQFITDYASMYAAVIITIIPSIVGYVFLHDKIIGGLTAGGVKG; this is encoded by the coding sequence ATGAAACGCCATTATACACCGGCCCAGATTGTCCTCAACCTTTTCAAGTGGGTCTTGCTGATTTCCCTGTTGGCCGTCGCTTTGCTGCCCCTCATTTGGCTTCTTGTCAGTTCACTCAGAACCAATCTGGAACTGCAGACCAATCCCTTCGGGTGGCCGGATCGGATGCAGTGGGTCAACTACACCAAAGCCCTTGCCATGGCAAGCCTTCCCAGGCTCCTGCTCAACTCGGTGGTGGTGGCTGCAAGCAGCGTCATTCTCAACAGCATTGTCACTGCAATGGGCTCATTCATACTTTCCAGGGAGCGCTTCAAAGGCCGGGATGTCCTGTATACCATTCTTACCGCAGGTGTTTTGGTGCCGGTTATCTCCTTCATGGTTCCCTACTTCTCCTTCATCACCAAGAGCGGGCTGTACAACACCCTGTTTGCGCTCGTGCTTGTGTATACAGCAGTTAACATTCCGGTTTCCATATTCTTGGTCACCGCTTTCATGAAATCCATCCCCCGTGAGTTGGAAGAGGCGAGCGTCATCGATGGTTGCGGCTTCTTCAAACGGTTCTCGGTTATCATTCTCCCGCTTTCGCGTTCAGGCTTGGTCACTGCGGCAACCTTTTGCTTCATCTACAGCTGGAATGAGTTCCTGATGGCCATGCTTTTAACCTCCTCCATTGAGTCGAGGACCATTCAGCTGGGCATCAAGTTCTTCACCAGCCAGTTCATCACCGACTATGCAAGCATGTACGCGGCTGTCATCATTACCATTATTCCCAGCATCGTCGGCTATGTATTTCTCCATGACAAGATCATTGGCGGACTGACCGCCGGTGGCGTGAAGGGGTAG
- a CDS encoding carbohydrate ABC transporter permease — protein MQAVGTNRRRVWGARVLFLLPVTVLFFFFFIYPFCFTLYTSFTSWRGIGSMKFNGLANYSKLLGDPTFRKALGNNVIWALCQGFIQVPLACLVAMILVRKPLFWRSLRTIYYLPNVISTVALAMVWVAIYNVEGPLNVILGALFGAEKRNWLGNPDTALFAVIFQTVIYIGYFMIILLASAMNIPRSLYEAAEIDGANTFQQEFNITLPMLRGSLITTMTLAMAYGMRHFESTFLMTGGGPAYATTTMGIDLYLKMDALRYSEASTAGVFLIIMGTVVITVLRKLFGSSDPMSEMAQ, from the coding sequence ATGCAAGCTGTTGGCACAAACCGAAGGCGGGTCTGGGGAGCAAGAGTTCTGTTTTTACTTCCGGTCACAGTCCTGTTCTTCTTCTTTTTCATCTATCCTTTCTGTTTTACCCTCTACACCAGTTTTACCAGTTGGAGAGGAATCGGGTCGATGAAATTCAATGGGTTGGCTAACTATAGCAAGCTCCTTGGCGATCCTACTTTTCGCAAAGCCTTGGGAAACAATGTCATCTGGGCTCTTTGCCAAGGTTTCATCCAGGTTCCCTTAGCCTGTCTGGTTGCCATGATACTGGTGCGCAAGCCCCTCTTCTGGCGCTCGCTACGAACCATTTATTACTTGCCCAACGTTATCTCCACGGTTGCCTTGGCGATGGTTTGGGTTGCAATCTACAATGTGGAAGGACCCTTGAATGTCATTCTCGGCGCCCTATTCGGAGCAGAAAAGAGGAACTGGCTCGGTAATCCCGATACCGCCCTCTTTGCAGTCATTTTCCAGACTGTCATCTACATCGGCTATTTTATGATCATCCTGCTCGCTTCGGCGATGAACATTCCCCGATCCCTGTACGAGGCTGCTGAAATTGATGGTGCAAACACCTTTCAGCAGGAGTTTAACATTACCCTTCCCATGTTGCGCGGAAGCTTGATTACCACCATGACGCTGGCCATGGCCTATGGCATGCGTCACTTTGAATCGACGTTTCTCATGACCGGAGGCGGGCCTGCCTATGCCACTACCACCATGGGCATCGACCTCTATCTGAAAATGGACGCCTTGCGGTACAGCGAAGCAAGTACGGCAGGAGTGTTCCTGATTATTATGGGAACGGTGGTTATCACCGTTTTACGCAAGCTCTTCGGGTCCTCCGACCCCATGAGCGAGATGGCACAATAG
- a CDS encoding ABC transporter substrate-binding protein, which produces MKKSRLLAALLMLCLLFPLVAQGQVESAPAKEIELRWASIWVGNDSKAPAVEALVAEYNAKNAGKVKVVIEPQPDYNAYEQKVRTSLAAGQAPADIFTIKFNPTTATFYQSNLLMDFAKVMDTTWKQTFDAGSIEQSTVDGMLKSLPMETAILPIWYNMDAFKKAGVTELPTTLEGMFAAFDMLKAAGITPASQMTGDTNAWTSMIWFSHFAVSLGGTNVWDKPFTDAAFVEAAKLTKRVITEYSTSDAVGLGAGGSGGHFLAGRTAVFSNGPWYAGRADLAATPFFSSIKIAGLPAAGSTKDFMISRLQANICAAASKDKAREAAIVDFLKFLTSEPSISKIAETSGAMFALKTGYRPVKDLQKQFYDVASAAKTTAFDLEAALGAEVTLEFAQQLGALALGRITAEEFCALIDRKIER; this is translated from the coding sequence ATGAAAAAATCGAGATTACTCGCGGCTCTGCTGATGCTCTGCCTGCTCTTCCCGCTTGTTGCTCAGGGACAGGTTGAGAGTGCTCCCGCAAAGGAGATCGAACTGCGTTGGGCAAGCATTTGGGTCGGAAACGACAGCAAAGCCCCGGCCGTAGAAGCTTTGGTGGCAGAGTACAATGCAAAGAATGCCGGCAAGGTCAAAGTCGTCATTGAACCGCAACCGGACTACAATGCGTACGAGCAGAAAGTGCGAACCAGCTTGGCTGCCGGTCAGGCACCTGCCGACATTTTTACGATTAAGTTCAATCCGACCACAGCCACCTTTTATCAGAGCAACCTGCTCATGGATTTTGCTAAGGTGATGGACACTACCTGGAAACAGACCTTCGATGCAGGCTCGATCGAGCAGTCAACCGTTGACGGCATGCTCAAGTCCCTGCCGATGGAAACCGCCATTCTTCCCATCTGGTACAACATGGATGCTTTCAAGAAAGCCGGTGTCACCGAGCTTCCGACTACCCTTGAAGGGATGTTTGCCGCCTTTGATATGCTGAAAGCCGCAGGTATCACCCCGGCCAGCCAGATGACCGGCGATACCAATGCATGGACGAGCATGATATGGTTCAGCCACTTTGCCGTCTCGTTGGGTGGAACCAATGTATGGGACAAACCTTTCACCGATGCTGCCTTCGTCGAGGCTGCCAAGCTGACCAAGCGTGTCATCACCGAGTACTCCACCAGCGATGCAGTGGGACTTGGAGCCGGTGGAAGCGGTGGGCACTTCCTTGCAGGACGCACTGCAGTATTCTCCAACGGTCCTTGGTATGCAGGTCGCGCAGACTTGGCTGCCACCCCGTTCTTCAGTTCCATCAAAATTGCAGGCCTTCCCGCTGCCGGTTCAACCAAAGACTTCATGATCAGCCGCCTGCAGGCCAACATTTGTGCCGCAGCCAGCAAGGACAAGGCACGCGAGGCAGCCATTGTCGACTTCCTCAAGTTCCTGACCAGTGAGCCCTCAATCTCCAAGATTGCTGAGACCAGCGGAGCCATGTTTGCCCTCAAGACAGGGTATCGCCCGGTCAAGGACCTGCAGAAGCAGTTCTACGATGTAGCTTCTGCTGCCAAAACCACTGCCTTCGATCTTGAAGCAGCTCTTGGTGCTGAAGTAACCCTCGAGTTTGCCCAGCAGCTTGGGGCTCTTGCCCTGGGTCGCATTACTGCAGAAGAGTTCTGCGCCCTGATCGATCGCAAGATCGAACGCTAA
- a CDS encoding fucose isomerase: MKHTVKLAVVCLARKTYDYGAAEELYTKIRSDLQKIEAVDWCFIETLVISQEDGLAAAANLATEHVDGLICISGTFHLGHLVLMLKRELSVPVLLWGLPELPYNGGKIRLNSVCGVNLNASNLYKSGYDDYTVIIQDSVDEDWIDALRVIKAMKGAKIGIIGYRADGFFNVGVQDNLLYGQTGALVDHYELGDVYSYAVPDEAVKAREEHIRATFDVSTLSVFQIEKVSSLAAKLDAFYQANNLSALAIRCWPEFARDFGVSPCAAMSLLQSEGLILACEGDIDGALSMIAHKALGAQTPFLFDFSQVDFEQDFALFWHCGVAPCNLWDGVCNRSLDTYFAGGKGVTADFVLKSGELSVLRLDSARGGYRMFLQKAKAIPMEKLLKGTYMKVVFDRPVREVLNLVLDNGLAHHSSVVYGTYIRALELVARIKGWKVIQ; encoded by the coding sequence GTGAAACATACCGTGAAGCTTGCAGTAGTGTGCCTTGCAAGGAAGACCTATGACTATGGTGCGGCAGAGGAGCTCTATACCAAAATTCGCTCGGATTTACAGAAGATTGAAGCGGTTGATTGGTGTTTCATTGAGACCTTGGTGATCAGCCAGGAGGATGGGCTGGCGGCAGCAGCCAACCTTGCCACCGAGCACGTGGATGGTTTGATCTGTATTTCCGGCACATTCCATCTTGGCCATTTGGTATTGATGCTCAAACGCGAGCTTTCCGTTCCGGTTCTTTTGTGGGGGCTGCCGGAACTGCCGTACAACGGGGGAAAAATCAGACTCAACTCGGTATGCGGGGTTAACCTCAATGCCTCAAACCTCTATAAGAGCGGCTATGACGATTATACGGTGATCATCCAGGACTCGGTGGACGAAGACTGGATCGATGCCCTCAGGGTCATCAAGGCGATGAAGGGTGCGAAAATCGGCATCATAGGCTACCGTGCCGACGGTTTTTTCAATGTCGGGGTGCAGGACAACTTGTTGTATGGACAGACCGGAGCCTTGGTCGATCATTATGAGCTGGGCGATGTCTACTCCTATGCCGTCCCTGATGAAGCGGTCAAAGCGCGAGAAGAGCATATCAGGGCGACCTTTGATGTCTCTACGCTCTCAGTATTTCAAATTGAGAAGGTATCCTCCTTGGCTGCCAAACTCGATGCTTTTTACCAAGCAAACAATCTTTCGGCCTTGGCTATCCGCTGTTGGCCCGAGTTTGCCCGGGATTTCGGGGTTTCCCCCTGTGCGGCGATGTCGTTGCTGCAATCAGAAGGTCTCATCCTTGCGTGTGAAGGGGATATCGATGGAGCCCTGTCGATGATTGCTCATAAGGCTTTGGGAGCACAGACTCCTTTCCTTTTTGACTTTTCCCAAGTGGATTTCGAGCAGGACTTCGCTCTCTTCTGGCACTGTGGGGTAGCCCCCTGCAACCTGTGGGATGGAGTCTGCAACCGAAGCCTGGACACCTACTTTGCCGGCGGCAAGGGAGTCACTGCCGACTTTGTGCTCAAGAGTGGGGAGCTCTCGGTTCTCCGTCTTGACTCAGCCAGGGGCGGGTATCGGATGTTCCTGCAAAAGGCAAAAGCCATACCCATGGAGAAGCTGCTTAAGGGCACGTACATGAAAGTTGTCTTCGACCGGCCTGTTCGGGAAGTGTTGAACCTTGTTTTGGACAACGGGCTTGCCCATCACTCATCGGTGGTCTACGGCACCTACATCAGAGCTCTGGAGTTGGTCGCCCGCATTAAAGGGTGGAAGGTAATTCAGTAG
- a CDS encoding ROK family transcriptional regulator — translation MQGNPLRASDLRVHNQNMVLALIHASKNLGTSQSEVVQKTGLKAPTIFRIFSSLEEEGLILPAQGNYEEAVAKKGRRPVLYVVSKNARYTIGLEFWTAFLCLGVFDFQGERIYSVMHPLAESVEASQVIDLIVSEINRILSELSIPKQKVIGVGVAAPGQVDLAQKRVRYYPRIEGMKDIALVEELSGRLGLAVMIHNNCSALAFSEYRYGGFDHQGSMFTFLLRTGVNGAFVHDDEIYVNSQNQTIETGHIPIDSDGPRCSCGSRGCLQAYLQDLDPDSVESRLALFEGLEERLRSGDVSAKRTIERAAGYLVIAMKILTRLLAPKSYLFVGCCDAVAQALREQVEHLLSEPDAFCSETPQIFATAYDPLLAQKGASDLVLQEYFR, via the coding sequence ATGCAAGGAAATCCACTGAGAGCATCAGATTTGCGGGTCCATAACCAGAACATGGTACTCGCTCTCATCCATGCTTCCAAGAACTTGGGAACCAGTCAGTCGGAAGTGGTGCAGAAGACCGGACTGAAAGCCCCGACCATTTTTCGTATATTCTCCTCCCTTGAAGAGGAAGGCCTGATACTCCCTGCACAAGGCAATTACGAAGAAGCCGTGGCGAAAAAGGGAAGAAGACCGGTACTGTATGTGGTTTCAAAGAATGCCCGCTATACCATAGGCCTTGAATTCTGGACTGCATTTCTGTGCCTGGGAGTCTTCGACTTTCAGGGTGAGCGTATCTACTCGGTTATGCACCCCCTCGCTGAGTCGGTTGAAGCAAGCCAGGTCATCGACCTCATTGTCAGTGAAATCAACCGAATTCTCTCAGAACTCTCGATACCCAAGCAGAAAGTCATCGGGGTGGGGGTGGCCGCTCCGGGCCAGGTCGATCTTGCACAAAAACGGGTGCGCTATTATCCCCGAATCGAGGGCATGAAGGATATTGCCTTGGTCGAAGAGTTGTCGGGACGTCTCGGGCTTGCCGTTATGATTCATAACAATTGCAGCGCCCTTGCCTTCAGCGAGTACCGCTATGGAGGTTTCGACCACCAGGGAAGCATGTTCACCTTCCTGCTCAGGACCGGCGTCAATGGAGCCTTCGTGCATGATGATGAGATTTATGTAAACAGCCAGAACCAAACGATTGAGACTGGCCATATTCCGATCGACAGCGACGGGCCGCGATGCAGCTGCGGCAGCAGAGGATGCCTGCAGGCATATCTGCAGGACCTCGACCCTGATTCAGTCGAATCGCGTCTGGCCTTGTTCGAAGGCTTGGAAGAGAGGCTGCGAAGCGGTGATGTCTCAGCCAAGCGGACCATCGAACGGGCCGCAGGGTATCTGGTCATCGCCATGAAAATACTTACTCGGTTGCTTGCACCAAAATCCTATCTTTTTGTAGGGTGTTGTGATGCAGTAGCCCAGGCATTGCGTGAGCAGGTTGAACACCTGTTGTCCGAGCCTGATGCCTTCTGCTCGGAAACACCGCAAATATTTGCAACCGCCTATGATCCTCTGCTTGCCCAAAAGGGAGCAAGCGATTTGGTGCTGCAGGAGTACTTCCGGTAA
- a CDS encoding transketolase, with amino-acid sequence MLTSQELQHLSDFAKEIRKKTLYTIGNLGVGHIGGALSIAELLALLYAKVMRIDPSNPGWKDRDLLVLSKGHAGPALYATLALKGYFPLSELDTLNQGGTNLPSHCDRTKTVGIDMTTGSLGQGLSAACGLAYANRIDKKDAYVYAVIGDGESQEGQNWEAAMFASHYKLSHLIAFTDNNKMQIDGLTDDIMSLGDLELKWKSFGWYTQRVDGHNLEAMETAIEQAKNQKNLPSMIILDTIKGKGASFCENKVTNHNMNFDLQIANQAIAELG; translated from the coding sequence ATGCTCACCTCGCAAGAACTGCAGCATCTATCGGATTTTGCCAAGGAAATACGCAAGAAAACCCTGTATACCATTGGAAATCTCGGTGTGGGGCACATCGGGGGTGCCCTTTCAATCGCCGAATTACTAGCATTGCTCTACGCAAAGGTGATGCGCATCGATCCCTCCAATCCTGGATGGAAAGACCGAGACCTCCTGGTATTGTCCAAAGGACATGCAGGCCCGGCCCTGTACGCCACACTGGCTCTCAAGGGCTACTTCCCCCTTTCCGAATTGGACACCCTCAACCAAGGGGGAACCAACCTGCCCAGCCACTGCGACCGGACAAAGACGGTGGGAATCGACATGACTACCGGCTCGCTTGGGCAAGGTTTATCGGCAGCCTGCGGTCTTGCCTATGCCAATCGCATAGACAAAAAAGATGCCTACGTCTATGCAGTCATCGGGGATGGGGAGAGCCAGGAAGGCCAGAACTGGGAGGCTGCAATGTTTGCTTCTCATTACAAACTTTCCCACCTCATAGCGTTTACCGACAATAATAAAATGCAAATCGACGGCCTTACCGACGACATTATGAGCCTGGGGGACCTTGAACTGAAATGGAAAAGCTTTGGATGGTACACCCAACGTGTCGATGGTCACAACCTTGAGGCCATGGAAACAGCCATCGAGCAGGCAAAGAACCAGAAAAATCTGCCCTCAATGATTATTCTTGACACAATAAAGGGCAAGGGAGCCTCCTTCTGCGAGAACAAGGTGACCAACCATAATATGAATTTCGACCTGCAAATCGCCAATCAGGCAATTGCTGAGCTGGGATAA
- a CDS encoding transketolase family protein, which yields METKEMRAVYCDTLIELAQSDERIMVVEADLMRASGTMSFKQQFPDRGVDVGVAEANLVGVSAGLSAAGKIPFAATFGCFASRRAFDQFFLSANYAKLNVKLVGTDPGISAAFNGGTHMPFEDIGLMRMIPGLTIVEPSDPVSLKALLKACASHQGCTYMRLHRKAVAPIYQNDEMFALGKGKVLCDGSDVTLIALGAILVPEALKAKDELANMGIEAAVLDMHTVKPLDEELVLSYARKTGCIVTAENHQTAGGLGAAVANFLAKTHPTPMAMVGIQDEFGQVGTQGWLQQYYHLTAEEITRKALALVKSKKE from the coding sequence ATGGAAACCAAAGAGATGCGAGCAGTATATTGCGACACCCTTATCGAGCTGGCTCAGTCGGATGAAAGGATCATGGTAGTCGAGGCCGATTTAATGCGGGCCAGCGGGACCATGTCCTTCAAGCAACAATTCCCCGACCGGGGGGTGGATGTCGGTGTCGCCGAAGCCAACCTGGTTGGAGTGAGTGCAGGCCTGAGTGCTGCAGGCAAGATACCGTTTGCAGCAACCTTCGGATGCTTCGCCTCAAGACGGGCTTTCGACCAGTTCTTCCTTTCGGCAAACTATGCAAAGCTGAATGTGAAATTGGTAGGCACCGATCCCGGTATCAGCGCAGCCTTCAACGGGGGAACCCACATGCCCTTTGAGGATATCGGTCTGATGCGCATGATCCCGGGCCTCACCATTGTAGAGCCATCGGATCCGGTCAGCCTCAAGGCACTGCTGAAGGCCTGTGCATCCCATCAGGGTTGCACGTATATGCGCCTGCATCGCAAGGCGGTAGCACCAATCTATCAGAACGATGAAATGTTCGCATTGGGAAAGGGCAAGGTGCTTTGCGACGGTAGCGATGTCACCCTTATCGCCTTAGGAGCAATCCTGGTCCCTGAAGCGCTCAAGGCCAAGGATGAGCTGGCAAATATGGGCATCGAAGCTGCTGTTCTTGACATGCATACCGTCAAACCCCTGGACGAGGAACTCGTTCTCTCCTATGCAAGGAAAACCGGTTGCATCGTCACCGCCGAGAACCATCAAACGGCGGGAGGCTTGGGAGCCGCTGTCGCAAACTTCCTAGCCAAAACCCACCCCACACCGATGGCAATGGTGGGTATTCAGGATGAGTTTGGCCAAGTAGGCACCCAAGGCTGGCTGCAACAGTATTATCATCTCACTGCAGAAGAAATTACGCGCAAGGCTCTTGCACTGGTCAAGAGCAAGAAGGAGTAA
- a CDS encoding RpiB/LacA/LacB family sugar-phosphate isomerase, translating to MTIAIASDLSGFPLKKELVEHLKESGYTVLDFGIENEKEPQPYFIQAPKVAKAIQQGKAEKGILICGTGQGMAIVANKHKGIYACVVDDIFSAERSKIVNNANVITLGGWITAPFVGKQIVDAWLAMSFTQKMEFKKDFLTNAFAQVQAIEEENLK from the coding sequence ATGACCATAGCAATTGCAAGCGATCTCAGTGGATTTCCCCTCAAGAAGGAACTGGTCGAGCATTTGAAAGAGAGTGGCTACACCGTCCTCGATTTCGGTATTGAAAACGAGAAAGAACCCCAGCCGTACTTCATTCAGGCCCCCAAAGTAGCCAAGGCCATCCAGCAAGGCAAAGCAGAAAAGGGAATTCTGATTTGTGGCACCGGGCAGGGAATGGCTATTGTTGCAAACAAGCACAAAGGCATCTATGCCTGCGTGGTGGATGATATTTTCAGTGCAGAGCGATCCAAGATTGTGAACAATGCAAACGTCATCACCCTTGGCGGATGGATTACGGCACCGTTTGTCGGCAAGCAGATTGTCGATGCTTGGCTTGCTATGAGTTTTACCCAAAAAATGGAATTCAAGAAAGACTTTTTGACGAATGCCTTCGCCCAAGTACAAGCCATCGAAGAGGAGAACCTCAAATGA
- a CDS encoding iron-containing alcohol dehydrogenase — protein MMESLLSAVPILSFTELNGSSLAQLLRFASKNEAKLSVCAVIDNAPIPYKDCLLKELSEYATVHVFDQVQPNPQTVDIMSMYADPRFLGCDVIVGIGGGSTLDSAKALAMLATNGGELDEYLGNQSKRKITERSRTLVLIPTTAGTGSEVTKVGVYTDATGRKYTLGSPLMMAHAAVLVSCLLDSVPPSLCAATGLDALDHALESIWNKNSTALTKIVARNAAIEILETLPKLYEAIRTNNPKKRSLTQAMLKASTKAGIAFNLTGTAAGHAISFILSEEWHVPHGLACAFTLLEVFDWAVQDATNKMELALIGNHFHPTFSQEQAVMALRSDIAALMQDLAIPTRFSDINVTLSDITVFDRCLDDPKLHNQRPPLQKEDLYRMLEAKR, from the coding sequence ATGATGGAAAGCTTGCTCAGTGCGGTACCTATACTCAGTTTTACAGAACTGAATGGCTCATCGCTTGCGCAACTGTTACGCTTTGCCTCGAAGAATGAAGCAAAGCTTAGCGTATGTGCCGTCATTGACAATGCTCCTATCCCGTACAAGGATTGCTTGCTGAAGGAACTGAGTGAGTATGCAACTGTCCATGTATTTGATCAGGTCCAACCAAATCCCCAAACCGTAGATATCATGAGCATGTACGCCGATCCTCGCTTTCTTGGTTGCGATGTTATTGTAGGCATCGGAGGAGGCAGCACCCTCGACTCCGCCAAGGCCCTGGCCATGCTCGCAACCAATGGGGGCGAACTGGATGAATACCTTGGGAATCAGAGCAAGCGAAAAATTACCGAGCGCTCACGGACTTTGGTTCTGATACCTACCACCGCCGGCACGGGCTCGGAGGTAACCAAGGTAGGTGTCTATACCGATGCTACAGGAAGGAAATACACCCTCGGCTCGCCTTTGATGATGGCACACGCGGCAGTCTTGGTTTCTTGTCTGCTGGACAGCGTTCCTCCCTCACTCTGTGCAGCTACAGGCTTGGATGCCTTAGATCATGCCTTGGAGTCGATCTGGAACAAGAATAGTACCGCTCTTACTAAAATAGTTGCCCGAAATGCTGCCATTGAGATACTCGAAACACTCCCCAAGCTTTACGAGGCTATCAGAACAAACAATCCCAAGAAGCGCTCTCTCACACAGGCGATGCTCAAAGCATCCACAAAAGCGGGAATCGCCTTCAACCTGACCGGTACGGCAGCCGGACACGCCATTTCTTTCATCCTCAGTGAAGAGTGGCATGTTCCCCACGGCCTTGCCTGTGCCTTCACGCTGCTGGAGGTTTTCGATTGGGCCGTGCAGGATGCAACGAACAAGATGGAACTTGCCTTGATCGGCAACCATTTTCATCCAACGTTCAGTCAGGAGCAGGCTGTTATGGCTTTAAGAAGCGATATCGCCGCCCTGATGCAGGATCTTGCAATCCCTACACGCTTTTCAGACATCAACGTAACACTTTCGGACATCACCGTTTTCGACCGCTGCCTTGACGATCCGAAGCTGCACAACCAGCGCCCGCCTCTTCAAAAAGAGGATCTGTATCGCATGCTTGAGGCAAAGCGGTGA
- a CDS encoding sulfite exporter TauE/SafE family protein — protein sequence MSAILASGVVVLITHALEAVTGFGCAVLAMPFVSALLGVKTAVKVITILAWLLALYLAVRNYRKINFKQYAIITACMLAGLPAGMYLFRSQDTTALSFILAIFIVFVSVSQLYRLLRTKQTGSIPTGKAAIPYYLLLVLGGIVHGLFSSGGPLVVLYATRALPDKGSFRATLCLLWTTLNTIIIATYLSEGSLDQTTLTTTALLIPFVVVGVVIGERVHDKVDGRKFSLIVFSMLLLTGIFMLAFTR from the coding sequence GTGAGCGCCATCCTGGCAAGCGGGGTGGTGGTCCTCATCACCCACGCCCTGGAAGCCGTGACCGGGTTTGGTTGTGCAGTCTTGGCCATGCCCTTCGTCAGCGCCCTGCTTGGTGTGAAGACGGCCGTGAAGGTCATTACCATCCTTGCATGGCTGTTGGCTTTGTATCTGGCCGTACGCAATTACCGAAAGATCAACTTCAAACAGTATGCAATCATCACTGCATGCATGCTAGCCGGCCTTCCAGCGGGTATGTATCTCTTCCGCAGCCAGGATACGACAGCTCTCTCCTTCATTCTCGCGATATTCATTGTCTTCGTTTCAGTGAGTCAGCTCTACCGACTTTTACGCACGAAGCAAACCGGTAGCATTCCTACCGGAAAAGCTGCAATACCCTACTATCTCCTGCTTGTCCTGGGAGGCATCGTGCATGGCCTGTTCTCCTCAGGGGGACCCTTGGTGGTATTGTATGCCACCCGCGCCCTCCCTGATAAGGGATCGTTTCGAGCGACGCTGTGCCTGCTCTGGACAACGCTCAATACCATCATTATCGCTACCTACCTAAGCGAAGGCTCACTCGATCAGACTACGCTTACAACAACCGCCCTTCTCATTCCTTTTGTCGTAGTGGGAGTAGTCATCGGTGAACGGGTACACGACAAAGTCGATGGGAGAAAGTTCTCCCTCATTGTCTTTTCCATGCTATTGTTGACCGGAATCTTCATGTTGGCATTCACGAGGTAA